The proteins below are encoded in one region of Phyllopteryx taeniolatus isolate TA_2022b chromosome 11, UOR_Ptae_1.2, whole genome shotgun sequence:
- the tp53bp2a gene encoding apoptosis-stimulating of p53 protein 2a isoform X2 codes for MFLTVYLSNNDQHFTEVPITPETLCRDVVDLCKEPGEADCHLSEMWRGSERAVGDGERMLDVLQRWGQHRAEVRFFLRHNRSPSRESAGSRGSEPKRNGVKCPPDRRMENGVSTPRMDMTLAELQEMAARQQQQIEAQQQLLASKEQRLRYLKQQEQRHQQQASEQEKLQRLRDNIENQEGRLKKVRALKGQVEQKRLSNGKLVEEIEQMNNLFLQKQRELVMAASKVEELSRQLDLLKSGKVDNYHDNQSSVAELERLYKELQLRNKLNQDQNAKLQLQRENLNKRNMEAAAMDKRISELRDRLWKKKAALQQKENVPNGYPSKERASKDTHPQVPSDGPASQQQSGGTSRVAAVGPYIQSSTLPRGGPGRHDLLVKPAYPDGTSTLPTHELQSKGGTEAIFLFEPLKELRAKRKGSHSSKLESNGHVPASSTLPRMTSHAHKDQDDTEPKRDRKVRPFSMFEPTEVPATSLRKNQSSDDLVRDAQSAPKVPVKVPPPVPTKPKGPNVIPYGKQGLNTGTFPKTKPHSSHPQPGQGHVPLLPSQSQTLPLPPKQDPPPAATVRPFTPELPSSKPQTLATSSIYSMYTQQSGIQGALSRCQSRPNGFVSVYGKPVIPGGGSQHLENPYSERRSPALESEVDQSSANHTGPSPSEGAQPETERIPRPLSPTKLLPFISNPYRHQSDGDLEALRKKLYNAPRPLKKRSSITEPEGPAGPNIQKLLYQKTTLAAMETTVITTTTPASPGEAEKGSEVIVGPHFPSPLSGAENHPSDAALSLEGPQFPGGNVPIPAPIEQTRSPAVILDAEDIVPPPPPAHPAPRPEDALFPPPPPPPPAGLEDPIPNLPPLPPEGFLEEFPPYPPPPYPSGAEQDSLGEDTFNMKAPEVTGQVALPPGKRTNLRKLGSERIDHNMRVKFNPLALLLDSSLEGEFDLVQRIIYEVEDPSQPNDEGITALHNAVCAGHTEIVKFLVQYGVNVNAADSDGWTPLHCAASCNNVQVCKFLVESAAAVFNTTYSDMQTAADKCEEMEEGYTQCSQFLYGVQEKMGIMNRGVVYALWDFTGENPDELSFRDGDCMTVVRREDEDEIEWWWARLGDNEGYIPRNLLGLYPRIKPRQRSLA; via the exons ATGTTCCTGACAGTTTACCTCAgtaacaatgatcaacattttactGAGGTTCCCATCACTCCAGAAACACTATGTCGGGACGTGGTGGACTTGTGCAAGGAGCCGGGGGAGGCCGACTGTCACCTGTCGGAAATGTGGCGCGGATCCG AGCGAGCCGTAGGGGACGGGGAGCGGATGCTGGATGTGCTACAACGATGGGGACAGCACAGGGCGGAGGTGCGCTTCTTTCTGCGTCACAACCGATCCCCAAGTAGGGAATCGG CGGGGTCCAGAGGCTCGGAGCCAAAGAGAAATGGGGTGAAGTGTCCCCCAGACAGAAGGATGGAGAATGGG GTGTCAACACCCAGGATGGACATGACTTTGGCAGAGCTACAGGAGATGGCAGccaggcagcagcagcagattgAAGCCCAACAGCAACTCCTCGCTTCCAAG GAGCAGCGACTGCGCTACCTAAAGCAGCAGGAGCAGCGTCATCAGCAGCAAGCCTCTGAACAGGAGAAGCTGCAGCGCCTCCGTGACAACATCGAGAACCAGGAGGGGCGCCTCAAGAAGGTCCGAGCCCTCAAAGGCCAAGTGGAGCAGAAGCGCCTAAGCAACGGCAAACTCG TGGAGGAGATCGAGCAGATGAACAACCTCTTCCTGCAGAAGCAGCGAGAGCTGGTGATGGCCGCGTCCAAGGTGGAGGAGCTTAGCCGACAGCTGGACTTGCTCAAAAGTGGCAAAGTGGACAACTACCATGACAACCAGAGCTCCGTGGCTGAACTGGAGCGCCTCTACAAGGAGCTACAG CTGAGGAACAAGCTCAACCAGGACCAAAATGCCAAACTGCAGCTGCAGCGAGAGAACCTGAACAAGCGCAACATGGAGGCGGCCGCCATGGACAAGAGGATCAGCGAGCTCCGCGATCGACTGTGGAAGAAGAAGGCGGCTCTGCAGCAGAAGGAGAATGTGCCC AATGGCTATCCCAGTAAAGAGAGGGCTTCAAAAGACACACATCCTCAG GTGCCTTCTGATGGACCAGCCAGTCAGCAACAGTCAGGTGGTACATCTCGTGTGGCAGCGGTCGGCCCGTACATCCAGTCGTCCACACTGCCCCGCGGTGGCCCGGGCAGGCACGACCTGCTTGTAAAACCAGCCTACCCGGACGGCACCTCCACCTTGCCGACGCATGAGCTGCAGAGCAAGGGTGGAACAG AAGCCATATTCTTGTTTGAGCCTCTGAAAGAGCTTCGGGCCAAGAGAAAAG GGAGCCATTCATCGAAACTGGAGTCAAACGGTCATGTTCCAGCTTCTTCAACACTCCCACGAATGACATCTCACGCCCACAAAGACCAAG ATGACACAGAGCCCAAGAGGGACAGGAAGGTGCGTCCATTTTCCATGTTTGAACCGACTGAGGTTCCTGCTACATCACTCCGCAAAAACCAGAGCAGTGATGACTTGGTTAGGGATGCCCAG TCTGCTCCCAAGGTGCCAGTCAAGGTCCCGCCACCTGTGCCCACCAAACCAAAAGGCCCAAATGTCATCCCATACGGCAAGCAGGGCCTCAACACGGGCACCTTTCCTAAAACTAAGCCTCACAGCAGCCACCCCCAACCTGGCCAAGGCCACGTCCCTCTCCTGCCCTCCCAGAGCCAGACACTCCCCCTGCCTCCAAAGCAGGACCCTCCACCCGCTGCCACCGTGCGGCCTTTCACCCCGGAGCTGCCTTCTTCCAAGCCGCAGACCCTTGCCACCAGCTCCATCTACTCCATGTACACTCAGCAGTCTGGCATCCAGGGAGCCCTCAGCAGATGTCAGAGCCGCCCCAATGGCTTTGTTAGTG TGTATGGGAAGCCGGTGATTCCCGGCGGAGGCTCCCAGCACCTGGAGAACCCTTACTCGGAACGTCGCTCCCCAGCGCTGGAATCCGAGGTGGACCAGAGCAGTGCAAACCACACGGGTCCCAGTCCATCCGAGGGCGCCCAACCAGAAACTGAGCGCATCCCGCGACCCCTCAGCCCCACCAAGCTGCTCCCTTTCATTTCTAACCCCTACCGGCACCAGAGCGACGGGGACCTGGAGGCCCTCAGGAAGAAGCTCTACAACGCCCCCAGGCCCCTGAAGAAGCGCAGCTCCATCACGGAGCCAGAGGGACCCGCGGGGCCCAACATCCAGAAGCTCCTCTACCAGAAAACCACGCTGGCAGCCATGGAGACCACTGTGATTACGACGACCACTCCCGCCTCTCCTGGTGAAGCAGAGAAGGGGTCTGAGGTAATCGTGGGGCCACACTTTCCGAGCCCATTGAGCGGCGCAGAGAACCACCCCTCCGATGCGGCACTATCTCTGGAGGGACCCCAGTTCCCGGGTGGGAATGTTCCCATTCCAGCTCCCATAGAACAAACCAGATCACCCGCCGTCATCCTCGACGCCGAAGACATCGTCCCCCCGCCTCCTCCGGCACACCCGGCCCCTCGGCCCGAAGATGCTCTcttcccgccgccgccgccgccccccccTGCTGGTCTGGAGGACCCCATCCCTAACCTGCCCCCTCTGCCTCCAGAGGGCTTCCTGGAAGAGTTCCCCCCTTACCCGCCGCCTCCGTACCCCAGTGGAGCGGAGCAGGACAGCCTGGGCGAGGACACCTTTAATATGAAAGCGCCTGAGGTCACCGGTCAGGTTGCTCTGCCTCCA GGCAAAAGGACCAACCTGCGCAAACTCGGCTCGGAACGCATCGACCATAACATGAGAGTCAAGTTCAACCCGCTGGCCCTGCTTCTCGACTCCTCTCTGGAGGGAGAGTTCGACCTGGTCCAGAGAATTATCTACGAG GTGGAGGACCCCAGCCAGCCCAACGACGAAGGTATCACCGCGCTACACAACGCCGTGTGCGCCGGACACACGGAGATTGTAAAGTTTCTCGTCCAATACGGCGTCAATGTCAACGCTGCAGACAGCGACGGCTG GACGCCtcttcactgtgccgcctcctGCAACAATGTGCAAGTGTGCAAGTTCCTGGTGGAGTCTGCCGCCGCCGTCTTCAACACGACGTACAGCGACATGCAGACGGCGGCCGACAAGTGCGAGGAGATGGAGGAAGGTTACACCCAGTGCTCCCAGTTCCTATATG GCGTTCAAGAGAAGATGGGCATCATGAACAGGGGCGTGGTCTACGCCCTGTGGGACTTCACGGGAGAGAATCCCGACGAGCTGTCCTTCCGCGACGGGGACTGCATGACGGTCGTCCGCCGGGAGGATGAGGACGAGATCGAGTGGTGGTGGGCGCGCCTGGGAGACAACGAGGGCTACATTCCCCGCAACCTACTCGGg CTGTACCCGAGAATAAAGCCACGACAGAGAAGCCTCGCTTAA